One region of Catenuloplanes indicus genomic DNA includes:
- a CDS encoding tetratricopeptide repeat-containing diguanylate cyclase, whose protein sequence is MSTSGVTEADRRPASLYDEAEAARQRGDYRAGVTLARRAAEFSAERGDVAGQASALRLAANQLLRVGEQEAAITACTQAAGLFESIGDERGICETLTVQAIPFNDLGLHEEALDALDRARRIAQRLDDRALLYWVHNRTGVVHAAMGDLAASNECLRHALAVVDPGDDEARFCVLNNLGDNAVFRIPQLRELGREAEAEELLEIALGHVRTALELAQAANHPYRQSIVLDNYGMLMAHRGDYGEAFTLVENSRMIALAHGYRSLESAALQHQAQIRLLRGDCAIAVLGLLEALERVTEAKEKPMTMAIHLQLSQAYERIGDFKAALAHYRSYHALEREAHNDVAAVRARMMVHLFELDNARLEADNARLESELHRMRSAELEQQALTDALTGLANRRAADQRLPEMAALADATGRPFCLAIADVDHFKLVNDRYGHAAGDDVLRRIGALLREHVRGIDLVARLGGEEFLIAFEGVDLPEAAHLAEKLRLVVANHDWSALQPGLAVTVSIGVAEHDHGDPALLLPRADARLYAAKRAGRNRVTAAD, encoded by the coding sequence TTGTCGACCAGCGGCGTCACGGAGGCTGACAGACGGCCCGCCTCGCTCTACGACGAGGCGGAGGCCGCCCGGCAGCGCGGCGACTACCGGGCCGGGGTCACGCTCGCGCGGCGTGCCGCGGAGTTCAGCGCCGAGCGCGGCGACGTGGCCGGTCAGGCGTCCGCGCTGCGCCTGGCCGCGAACCAGCTGCTGCGCGTCGGCGAGCAGGAGGCCGCGATCACCGCCTGCACGCAGGCGGCCGGGCTGTTCGAGTCGATCGGCGACGAGCGTGGCATCTGCGAGACGCTGACCGTGCAGGCGATCCCTTTCAACGACCTCGGGCTGCACGAGGAGGCGCTGGACGCGCTGGACCGGGCCCGCCGGATCGCGCAGCGGCTGGACGACCGTGCGCTGCTCTACTGGGTGCACAACCGCACCGGCGTGGTGCACGCGGCCATGGGGGACCTCGCGGCCAGCAACGAGTGCCTGCGGCACGCGCTCGCGGTGGTCGACCCGGGCGACGACGAGGCCCGTTTCTGCGTGCTCAACAACCTGGGCGACAACGCGGTGTTCCGCATCCCGCAGCTGCGCGAGCTGGGCCGGGAGGCGGAGGCGGAGGAGCTGCTGGAGATCGCGCTCGGCCACGTGCGGACCGCGCTGGAGCTGGCCCAGGCCGCCAACCACCCGTACCGGCAGTCGATCGTGCTGGACAACTACGGCATGCTGATGGCCCACCGGGGCGACTACGGCGAGGCGTTCACGCTGGTGGAGAACTCGCGGATGATCGCGCTCGCGCACGGCTACCGGTCGCTGGAGTCGGCCGCGCTGCAGCATCAGGCGCAGATCCGGCTGCTCCGCGGTGACTGCGCGATCGCGGTGCTCGGCCTGCTGGAGGCGCTGGAACGCGTCACCGAGGCCAAGGAGAAGCCGATGACCATGGCCATCCACCTCCAGCTGTCCCAGGCGTACGAGCGGATCGGCGACTTCAAGGCCGCGCTGGCGCACTACCGGTCGTACCACGCGCTGGAGCGGGAGGCGCACAACGACGTCGCCGCGGTCCGCGCCCGGATGATGGTCCACCTGTTCGAGCTGGACAACGCGCGCCTCGAGGCCGACAACGCGCGCCTGGAGTCCGAGCTGCACCGCATGCGCAGCGCCGAACTGGAGCAGCAGGCGCTCACCGACGCGCTCACCGGCCTCGCCAACCGCCGCGCCGCCGACCAGCGCCTCCCGGAGATGGCCGCGCTCGCGGACGCCACCGGCCGCCCGTTCTGCCTCGCGATCGCCGACGTCGACCACTTCAAGCTGGTCAACGACCGCTACGGCCACGCCGCCGGCGACGACGTGCTGCGCCGGATCGGCGCGCTGCTCCGCGAACACGTCCGCGGCATCGACCTGGTCGCCCGCCTCGGCGGCGAGGAGTTCCTGATCGCGTTCGAGGGCGTCGACCTGCCCGAGGCCGCCCACCTGGCCGAGAAGCTGCGCCTGGTCGTCGCGAACCACGACTGGTCCGCCCTCCAGCCCGGCCTCGCCGTCACGGTCAGCATCGGCGTCGCCGAACACGACCACGGCGACCCCGCACTCCTGCTCCCCCGCGCCGACGCCCGCCTCTACGCCGCCAAGCGCGCCGGCCGCAACCGCGTCACCGCGGCAGACTGA
- a CDS encoding alpha/beta hydrolase, translating into MDTEIVDDVAGDVRWRALRPSGAGAGLPLIVLLHGAFSSADLVTRIRPLVDRLLDRGELAPAVVACASTPTVGGFYLGGWETFVAQTFPDVLHRRLGTDLERVALLGASMGGYGALKIAFASPHRWRAVAAVSPALLDDEPGPRNTIGVLGELRDAMAAAGWEHSSVRHRLRGNADSIRRSGLKIMLRCGDRDVFALHDGTERLHRELWDLDVAHDYHLVRDADHDEPEATAAMRAALTFVAAALHDEPGAVRGDAPGGLRALLAPDLAEAVRRDPDTSRRYGRM; encoded by the coding sequence GTGGATACCGAGATCGTCGACGATGTCGCCGGGGACGTGCGCTGGCGGGCACTGCGGCCGTCCGGGGCGGGTGCCGGGCTTCCGCTGATCGTGCTGCTGCACGGCGCGTTCTCCTCGGCCGATCTGGTCACCCGGATCCGGCCGCTCGTGGACCGGCTCCTGGACCGGGGCGAGCTGGCGCCGGCCGTGGTCGCGTGCGCCTCGACGCCGACCGTGGGCGGTTTCTACCTGGGCGGGTGGGAGACGTTCGTGGCGCAGACGTTCCCGGACGTGCTGCACCGGCGGCTGGGCACGGACCTGGAGCGGGTCGCGCTGCTGGGCGCGTCGATGGGCGGCTACGGCGCGCTGAAGATCGCGTTCGCGAGCCCGCACCGGTGGCGTGCGGTCGCGGCGGTGTCCCCGGCGTTGCTCGACGACGAGCCCGGGCCGCGGAACACGATCGGCGTGCTGGGCGAGCTGCGGGACGCGATGGCCGCGGCGGGCTGGGAGCACAGCAGCGTGCGGCACCGGCTGCGCGGGAACGCGGACTCGATCCGGCGGAGCGGCCTGAAGATCATGCTGCGCTGCGGCGACCGCGACGTGTTCGCGCTGCACGACGGCACCGAGCGGTTGCATCGCGAGCTGTGGGATCTGGACGTGGCCCACGACTACCACCTGGTCCGCGACGCCGATCACGACGAGCCGGAGGCGACCGCGGCGATGCGCGCCGCGCTCACGTTCGTCGCAGCAGCCCTGCACGACGAGCCCGGCGCGGTGCGCGGGGACGCTCCCGGCGGGCTCCGCGCGCTGCTCGCGCCGGATCTCGCCGAGGCCGTCAGGCGCGATCCGGACACGTCCCGCCGCTACGGCCGGATGTGA